From Mannheimia pernigra, one genomic window encodes:
- the argS gene encoding arginine--tRNA ligase has product MNIQQILSDKIKQAMVASGAESDVDPLVRQSGKPEFGDYQANGAMGAAKKLGMNPREFAQKILDNANLNGIADKLDIAGPGFINIFLNQEWLAQNANNALQAVDFDIKTANPQTIVIDYSSPNVAKEMHVGHLRSTIIGDAVVRTLAFLGNHVIRANHVGDWGTQFGMLIAYLEKMENEHASEMELSDLEAFYRAAKEHYDSDDVFAEKARNYVVKLQSGDEYCLTMWKKLVDITMHHNQENYNRLNVTLTEKDVMGESLYNPMLPEIVADLKSKGLAVEDDGALVVFLDEFKNKDGDPMGVIVQKKDGGFLYTTTDIAAAKYRYETLKADRALVFSDSRQAQHMQQAWLITRKAGYVPESFSLEHPFFGMMLGKDGKPFKTRSGGTVKLKNLLDEAVERADKLISERSTNLTAEEKAAVVEAVAIGSVKYSDLSKNRTTDYVFDWDNMLTFEGNTAPYMQYAYTRIRSIFARASIDENALSGTIQLKEPKERALAVKLLQFEEALNGVAKDGMPHILCQYLYELAGTFSSFYEACPILNAEEDTKNSRLKLAALTAKTLKQGLDLLGIKTIEKM; this is encoded by the coding sequence GTGAATATTCAACAAATTTTATCAGATAAAATTAAACAGGCAATGGTGGCAAGCGGTGCAGAGAGCGATGTTGATCCATTAGTTCGCCAATCAGGCAAACCAGAATTTGGCGATTATCAAGCCAATGGAGCGATGGGTGCGGCGAAAAAATTAGGAATGAACCCACGAGAGTTCGCTCAAAAAATCTTAGATAACGCCAATTTAAACGGTATTGCCGATAAATTAGACATTGCAGGCCCGGGCTTTATCAATATTTTCTTAAACCAAGAATGGCTGGCTCAAAATGCCAATAATGCGTTACAAGCGGTCGATTTTGATATAAAAACGGCAAATCCACAAACGATTGTAATCGACTACTCTTCGCCAAACGTGGCAAAAGAAATGCACGTGGGGCATTTACGTTCAACTATTATTGGCGATGCTGTCGTTCGCACTTTGGCATTTTTAGGCAACCACGTAATTCGTGCCAACCACGTGGGCGACTGGGGAACGCAATTCGGTATGCTCATTGCTTACCTCGAAAAAATGGAAAACGAACACGCCAGCGAAATGGAGTTAAGCGATTTAGAAGCCTTCTACCGTGCAGCAAAAGAACATTACGATTCTGATGACGTATTCGCAGAAAAAGCCCGTAACTATGTGGTGAAATTACAAAGTGGTGATGAGTATTGCTTAACGATGTGGAAAAAGCTCGTTGACATCACGATGCACCACAACCAAGAAAACTACAACCGCCTAAACGTAACCTTAACGGAAAAAGATGTAATGGGTGAGAGCCTTTACAACCCAATGTTGCCTGAAATTGTTGCTGACCTCAAATCCAAAGGTTTAGCGGTCGAAGATGATGGTGCACTGGTGGTGTTCTTAGACGAATTCAAAAACAAAGACGGCGATCCGATGGGCGTGATTGTGCAGAAAAAAGATGGCGGTTTTTTATATACCACCACCGATATCGCCGCTGCAAAATATCGTTATGAAACACTAAAAGCTGACAGAGCTTTAGTCTTCTCCGACAGCCGCCAAGCACAACATATGCAACAAGCGTGGCTAATTACCCGAAAAGCAGGCTATGTGCCAGAGAGCTTCAGCCTTGAACACCCATTCTTCGGAATGATGCTCGGCAAAGACGGGAAACCGTTCAAAACCCGTAGCGGCGGTACAGTGAAACTGAAAAATCTATTAGATGAAGCTGTAGAGCGTGCAGATAAGTTAATTTCAGAGCGTTCTACCAACTTAACCGCAGAAGAAAAAGCGGCAGTGGTGGAAGCTGTGGCAATCGGCTCGGTGAAATATTCCGATCTCTCGAAAAATCGCACCACTGACTATGTCTTCGATTGGGACAATATGCTGACGTTTGAAGGCAACACGGCCCCTTATATGCAGTATGCCTACACCAGAATACGCTCAATCTTTGCACGTGCAAGCATTGATGAAAATGCGTTAAGTGGCACTATTCAACTAAAAGAACCTAAAGAACGTGCTTTGGCAGTGAAATTACTGCAGTTTGAAGAAGCTCTAAATGGTGTAGCAAAAGACGGTATGCCGCATATTCTATGCCAATACTTATATGAATTAGCTGGCACATTCTCCAGTTTCTACGAGGCTTGCCCTATTTTAAATGCAGAAGAAGACACCAAAAACAGCCGTTTAAAACTTGCCGCATTAACTGCAAAAACCTTAAAACAAGGTTTGGATTTGTTAGGCATTAAAACAATTGAGAAGATGTAA
- the cgtA gene encoding Obg family GTPase CgtA, whose amino-acid sequence MKFIDEALIRVEAGDGGNGCVSFRREKYIPKGGPDGGDGGDGGDVYLIADENLNTLIDYRFEKRYAAGRGENGRSAGCTGHRGNDITLRVPVGTRAIDNDTQEVLGDLTQHGMKMLVAKGGYHGLGNTRFKSSVNRAPRQKTNGTLGEKRDLLLELMLLADVGMLGLPNAGKSTFIRSVSAAKPKVADYPFTTLVPSLGVARVSSDRSFVVADIPGLIEGAAEGAGLGIRFLKHLERCRILIHLVDIMPIDESDPAHNISVIESELYQYSEKLSEKPTWLVFNKIDTIGEEEAAERAKEIAEQIGWEGDYYLISAATGQNVQNLTRDIMDFIEANPREVEEENKEAEEVKFKWEDYHNEAMQNPVEEEWDDWDDDWTEEDDEGVEFIYERR is encoded by the coding sequence ATGAAATTTATTGATGAAGCTCTGATTCGTGTAGAAGCAGGCGATGGCGGAAACGGCTGTGTGAGTTTTCGCCGTGAAAAATATATCCCAAAAGGTGGGCCAGACGGCGGTGATGGGGGTGACGGCGGCGATGTGTATTTAATTGCAGACGAAAACCTCAATACACTCATAGACTATCGTTTTGAAAAGCGTTATGCCGCAGGGCGTGGCGAAAACGGCCGCAGTGCAGGCTGTACAGGGCACCGTGGAAATGACATCACCTTGCGTGTTCCCGTCGGAACTCGTGCCATAGACAACGACACCCAAGAAGTGCTTGGTGATTTAACCCAGCACGGAATGAAAATGCTAGTAGCAAAAGGTGGCTACCACGGTTTAGGTAATACTCGCTTTAAATCATCGGTAAACCGTGCCCCACGCCAAAAAACCAATGGGACATTGGGCGAAAAACGTGATTTGCTGTTGGAATTAATGTTGCTTGCCGATGTAGGGATGTTAGGTTTACCAAATGCGGGGAAATCGACCTTTATCCGCAGTGTCTCTGCCGCTAAACCCAAAGTGGCGGACTACCCATTCACAACCCTTGTGCCAAGTTTAGGCGTAGCTCGTGTTTCCTCAGATCGCAGCTTTGTGGTTGCCGATATTCCAGGCTTGATCGAAGGGGCGGCGGAAGGCGCTGGTTTAGGCATTCGTTTCCTCAAACACTTGGAACGTTGCCGAATTCTCATTCACTTAGTGGATATTATGCCTATTGATGAAAGCGATCCCGCTCACAACATTTCAGTGATTGAATCGGAACTTTACCAATACAGCGAAAAGCTCTCTGAAAAACCAACGTGGCTAGTGTTCAACAAAATTGACACCATCGGCGAAGAAGAAGCGGCTGAACGAGCGAAAGAAATTGCTGAACAAATTGGCTGGGAGGGCGATTACTACTTAATCTCTGCCGCCACCGGTCAAAACGTGCAAAACCTCACCCGTGATATTATGGACTTTATTGAAGCCAACCCTCGTGAAGTGGAAGAAGAAAATAAAGAAGCGGAAGAAGTGAAATTCAAATGGGAAGATTATCACAACGAAGCAATGCAAAACCCTGTCGAAGAAGAGTGGGACGACTGGGACGATGATTGGACCGAAGAAGATGACGAAGGCGTAGAGTTTATTTACGAACGCCGATAA
- a CDS encoding heme lyase CcmF/NrfE family subunit, with protein sequence MIAELGNYALALALAISVLLAILPIWGAEKQNSTLIALARPMTWAMFLVLTISFGSLFYLFAVNDFTVQYVVNNSNSRLPLQYRLSAVWGAHEGSLLLWVWLLSLWSVGVAAFTRKMPEDAVARVLGLMGLISIGFLVFVIFTSNPFDRTFPNFPVDGRELNPMLQDVGLIFHPPLLYMGYVGFSVAFAFAIASLMTGRLDTAWARWSRPWTMAAWVFLTLGIVLGSWWAYYELGWGGWWFWDPVENASLMPWIAGTALIHSLAVTEKRGTFKAWTVLLAILAFSLCLVGTFLVRSGILVSVHAFASDPTRGLYILAYLVIVVGGSLLLYAFKGSQIKSLDNYERYSRESMLLINNILLMAFLSVVFLGTLLPLIHKQIGLGTISIGAPFFDQMFMILMVPFAFVLGIGPLVKWRRDQVSAIRKPVIIALIIMALLGFGLPSLFRNMMTVSVVLGTMMSVFIVLLSLYELHQRATHRHSLFTGVFKLSRSHWGMVLAHLGVAMTVFGIAFSQNFSIERDVRMNVGDKAQILDYQFEFKGIKITDGANYQGGTAELEITRSGKYEATLNAEKRFYNVSRMGMTEAAIDWGFSRDLYAALGEKLDDNSWAVRLYYKPFIRWIWIGGLFMALGGLLCMMDKRYRLRVENKKEAVA encoded by the coding sequence ATGATCGCAGAATTAGGCAATTATGCCTTAGCGTTAGCACTGGCAATTTCAGTTTTATTGGCCATTTTGCCGATTTGGGGAGCAGAAAAACAAAATAGCACATTAATTGCATTAGCCAGACCAATGACGTGGGCGATGTTTTTAGTCTTAACCATCTCTTTTGGATCATTATTTTACTTATTTGCGGTGAATGATTTTACTGTGCAATATGTAGTAAACAATTCTAACAGCCGCTTACCATTGCAATATCGATTATCAGCAGTTTGGGGAGCTCACGAAGGATCACTGTTATTGTGGGTGTGGTTGCTTTCACTCTGGTCTGTCGGCGTGGCTGCGTTCACTCGTAAAATGCCAGAAGATGCAGTGGCTCGAGTGTTAGGTTTAATGGGTTTAATTAGCATTGGCTTTTTAGTGTTTGTGATTTTCACCTCAAATCCGTTTGACCGCACTTTCCCAAATTTTCCCGTGGATGGCAGAGAATTAAACCCAATGTTGCAAGATGTGGGCTTAATTTTCCATCCGCCGTTGCTTTATATGGGCTATGTGGGTTTCTCTGTTGCGTTTGCCTTTGCGATTGCTTCATTAATGACTGGTCGCTTAGACACGGCTTGGGCAAGATGGTCTCGCCCGTGGACAATGGCGGCGTGGGTGTTTTTAACCCTTGGTATCGTGCTTGGCTCTTGGTGGGCGTATTACGAACTCGGTTGGGGCGGCTGGTGGTTCTGGGATCCTGTAGAAAACGCTTCCCTTATGCCGTGGATTGCTGGCACCGCGTTAATTCACTCATTAGCGGTGACTGAAAAACGTGGCACATTCAAGGCTTGGACGGTGTTGCTTGCAATTTTAGCCTTCTCACTCTGTTTAGTCGGCACGTTCCTCGTGCGTTCGGGGATTTTGGTGTCGGTGCACGCTTTCGCCTCAGACCCAACTCGAGGCTTATATATTTTGGCGTATCTTGTGATTGTGGTGGGGGGCTCGTTGCTACTCTATGCTTTCAAAGGCTCGCAAATCAAAAGTTTAGACAACTACGAGCGTTACTCCCGTGAATCAATGCTCTTAATCAATAATATTTTATTGATGGCGTTTTTATCGGTGGTCTTTTTAGGCACATTATTGCCATTGATCCATAAGCAAATTGGCTTAGGCACAATTTCGATTGGTGCCCCGTTTTTTGACCAAATGTTTATGATTTTAATGGTGCCTTTTGCATTTGTATTAGGAATTGGACCGCTTGTAAAATGGCGAAGAGATCAAGTTTCTGCCATTCGTAAACCAGTTATCATCGCTTTAATTATAATGGCATTGCTTGGCTTTGGTTTGCCGAGTCTGTTTCGCAATATGATGACCGTGAGTGTGGTGCTTGGCACAATGATGAGTGTGTTTATTGTGCTGTTAAGCTTATATGAACTTCACCAGCGTGCAACGCACCGCCATTCACTCTTTACAGGCGTTTTCAAACTGTCTCGTTCTCACTGGGGAATGGTGCTGGCTCACTTAGGTGTGGCGATGACGGTATTTGGCATCGCCTTTAGCCAAAACTTCAGCATTGAGCGAGATGTGCGAATGAACGTAGGCGATAAAGCTCAAATTTTAGATTACCAATTTGAGTTTAAAGGCATCAAAATTACCGATGGGGCAAACTATCAAGGCGGTACGGCTGAGCTTGAAATTACCCGTAGCGGCAAATATGAAGCTACACTCAATGCAGAAAAACGTTTTTACAACGTGAGCCGAATGGGTATGACCGAAGCGGCAATCGACTGGGGTTTCAGCCGAGATTTATACGCCGCTTTAGGTGAAAAACTGGACGATAATTCGTGGGCGGTTCGCTTATATTACAAACCATTTATTCGCTGGATTTGGATTGGTGGACTCTTTATGGCGTTAGGCGGATTACTCTGTATGATGGACAAACGCTATCGTTTACGCGTTGAAAATAAAAAAGAGGCTGTTGCTTAA
- the ccmE gene encoding cytochrome c maturation protein CcmE has protein sequence MNPRRKSRLKVVLSVLLGLSVAAGLTLYALSQNIDLFYTPSEIVNGKNDDPKQKPEVGQRIRVGGMVVEDTVKRDDKTLKVVFDLEDIGPSITVEYEGILPDLFREGQGIVAQGVLIEPTRLKAAEVLAKHDENYMPPELGDKIKTQHNAVGVSEKDLKGESEKDRQMKEDAQGESK, from the coding sequence ATGAATCCAAGACGCAAATCAAGATTGAAAGTGGTGCTTTCCGTATTACTAGGGCTTTCTGTTGCTGCAGGGCTAACGCTTTATGCACTTAGCCAAAATATCGATTTGTTCTATACGCCGTCTGAAATTGTGAACGGTAAAAATGACGATCCAAAACAAAAGCCAGAAGTCGGGCAGCGGATTCGTGTAGGTGGAATGGTGGTGGAAGATACCGTCAAGCGTGATGATAAAACTTTGAAAGTGGTGTTTGATTTAGAGGATATCGGTCCATCAATTACGGTGGAATATGAGGGCATTTTGCCAGATCTGTTCCGTGAAGGGCAGGGTATTGTGGCTCAAGGTGTGTTAATTGAGCCAACTCGCTTAAAAGCAGCGGAAGTGTTGGCAAAACACGATGAAAATTATATGCCACCAGAGTTGGGCGATAAAATAAAAACGCAGCATAATGCCGTGGGTGTTTCGGAAAAAGATCTGAAAGGAGAATCAGAAAAAGATCGCCAAATGAAAGAAGATGCTCAAGGGGAGAGTAAATGA
- the ccmD gene encoding heme exporter protein CcmD: MTFQFESISEFFAMGGYGFYVWLSYALTFIAIGGLIWLSRREHKAILDQAKKELVREEKLKHSA; this comes from the coding sequence ATGACATTTCAATTTGAATCAATTAGTGAATTTTTCGCAATGGGTGGCTATGGCTTCTATGTTTGGCTCTCTTATGCCCTAACTTTTATCGCAATAGGCGGGCTGATTTGGCTTAGCCGCCGAGAGCATAAAGCGATTTTAGATCAGGCGAAAAAAGAGTTGGTAAGAGAAGAAAAATTAAAACATTCGGCTTAA
- a CDS encoding heme ABC transporter permease, with the protein MWKWLHPYAKSETQYHLLGKIQPFLGWLSLIVLAVAFAWGLGFAPKDYQQGDSYRIIFIHVPGAIWSMGIYGSMAVAGLVALVWQIRQANLAMISMAPIGLVFAFISLVTGAIWGKPMWGTWWVWDARLTSALVLFFLYIGVMALYSAFQDKQMGAKAAAVLSVVGVINLPIIHFSVEWWNTLHQGATITKLDKPSMAVEMLIPLLLAIVGSLIFTAWLSIWRYRIALLKDERHRPWVKHLAKTA; encoded by the coding sequence ATGTGGAAATGGTTACATCCTTATGCAAAATCGGAGACACAATATCATTTGCTGGGCAAAATTCAGCCATTTTTAGGTTGGTTGAGTTTAATTGTGCTAGCAGTGGCGTTTGCGTGGGGGCTTGGTTTTGCACCAAAAGATTACCAGCAAGGTGATAGTTACCGCATCATCTTTATTCACGTTCCAGGTGCGATTTGGTCGATGGGGATTTATGGCTCAATGGCTGTGGCTGGATTAGTTGCGTTAGTGTGGCAAATTCGTCAAGCCAATTTAGCAATGATTTCAATGGCTCCTATTGGTTTGGTGTTTGCGTTTATCTCTCTTGTCACAGGGGCAATTTGGGGTAAACCAATGTGGGGAACTTGGTGGGTGTGGGACGCTCGTTTAACTTCTGCACTAGTACTTTTCTTCCTTTATATTGGCGTAATGGCACTTTATTCTGCCTTCCAAGATAAACAAATGGGAGCAAAAGCAGCGGCTGTGCTTTCTGTTGTTGGGGTGATTAACTTACCGATTATTCACTTTTCGGTAGAGTGGTGGAATACGCTACATCAAGGTGCAACTATTACTAAGCTGGACAAACCCTCAATGGCGGTGGAAATGCTCATTCCATTGTTGTTGGCGATTGTTGGTTCATTGATTTTTACGGCGTGGTTGAGTATTTGGCGTTATCGCATTGCGTTATTAAAAGATGAACGTCACCGCCCTTGGGTTAAACATTTAGCGAAAACTGCGTAA
- the ccmB gene encoding heme exporter protein CcmB, with amino-acid sequence MILFSIIQRELTIAFRKPSEILNPLWFFLMVITVFPILMGPNPELLGKIASGIAWVAALLSALLSFERLFRDDYLDGSLEQLMLLPIGLPQVALAKVVAHWVLTGLPLILLSPIAAILLSLETHVWWALVLTLLLGTPILSCLGAIGVALTVGLRKGGTLLSLLILPLFLPVLIFAAAILEAATINMGYSGQLAILGAILAMTLTFSPFAIAGALRISLN; translated from the coding sequence ATGATTTTATTTAGCATTATTCAACGTGAATTAACCATAGCCTTTCGTAAACCATCGGAAATTTTAAATCCGCTCTGGTTTTTTTTGATGGTCATTACTGTATTCCCAATTTTAATGGGACCAAATCCTGAATTATTAGGCAAAATTGCCAGTGGAATTGCGTGGGTAGCGGCGTTGCTTTCTGCATTGCTCTCCTTTGAACGTTTATTTCGAGATGATTATTTAGATGGCTCACTCGAGCAATTAATGTTATTGCCTATTGGTTTACCCCAAGTGGCATTAGCAAAAGTGGTTGCTCATTGGGTTTTAACTGGTTTGCCTCTGATTTTACTTTCGCCTATTGCGGCAATTTTACTTTCGCTAGAAACCCACGTTTGGTGGGCATTGGTGCTAACTTTATTACTCGGCACACCAATTTTAAGTTGCTTAGGGGCAATTGGTGTTGCATTAACTGTTGGGTTACGCAAGGGCGGCACTTTATTGAGCTTATTAATTTTGCCGTTGTTCTTACCTGTGCTTATTTTTGCCGCTGCTATATTAGAAGCGGCAACTATAAATATGGGCTACAGCGGGCAGCTTGCTATTCTTGGGGCAATTTTAGCAATGACCCTTACTTTTTCGCCTTTTGCGATCGCAGGGGCATTGAGGATTAGTTTGAACTAG
- the ccmA gene encoding cytochrome c biogenesis heme-transporting ATPase CcmA, with protein sequence MNQTAQYQLKLQNIACERGETRLFEGCNFTVSSGDWVQIEGHNGIGKTSLLRILAGLSLPAEGDVLWNDTPIQKQRDEYYSELFYLGHYSGVKPELTAWENLRFFQKVEQLPQDEDCLWQALHKVSLIGREDLLCSQLSAGQQRRVALAKLWLTKAKLWILDEPFTAIDKKGVADLIAHIEQHCATGGLVIFTSHQATESDKVTIISLDQFKV encoded by the coding sequence ATGAACCAAACAGCCCAATATCAGCTTAAATTGCAGAATATCGCTTGTGAACGAGGTGAAACTCGTTTATTTGAAGGGTGTAATTTTACCGTAAGTAGTGGTGATTGGGTGCAAATTGAGGGACATAACGGTATTGGTAAAACCAGTCTTTTGCGTATTTTAGCTGGGCTTTCTTTACCTGCTGAGGGTGACGTGTTGTGGAATGATACCCCTATTCAAAAACAGCGTGATGAATATTATTCTGAACTCTTTTATTTAGGGCATTATTCAGGCGTGAAGCCAGAGCTGACAGCTTGGGAAAATTTACGCTTTTTTCAGAAAGTCGAACAACTGCCGCAAGATGAGGATTGTTTGTGGCAAGCATTACATAAAGTGTCTCTTATCGGGCGGGAAGATTTGCTTTGCTCTCAATTATCAGCAGGGCAACAACGCCGTGTCGCACTTGCCAAATTGTGGCTAACTAAAGCTAAGCTCTGGATTTTAGATGAACCCTTTACCGCTATTGATAAAAAAGGGGTGGCAGATTTAATTGCTCATATTGAACAGCATTGTGCAACAGGCGGATTAGTTATTTTTACCAGCCATCAAGCTACAGAGAGCGATAAAGTTACGATTATTTCGTTAGATCAGTTTAAAGTATGA
- the hda gene encoding DnaA regulatory inactivator Hda has protein sequence MQLPLPIYQIDEDTFDNFYAENSEVLLESLKRNFEEVQQPFFYIWGEKSCGKSHLLKAVSNHFLLKQQTSSYIPLKKAYYFSPLVLDNAELLNVICLDDIQAIAGDEEWELAIFNLFNQIREQQGLFSDGIKTLLLISANCPPHQLNIKLPDLRSRLTWGEVYQLSDLTDEQKCHILQVNAHQKGVELPDEVAHFLLKKIGSDLEELSKILDKLDQASLQAQRKLTIPFVKETLSL, from the coding sequence TTGCAGTTACCTCTACCTATTTATCAAATTGATGAAGACACTTTCGACAATTTTTATGCAGAAAATAGTGAAGTGTTGCTTGAATCTCTCAAACGGAATTTTGAAGAGGTTCAGCAGCCTTTTTTCTACATTTGGGGTGAAAAAAGCTGCGGTAAAAGCCATCTGTTAAAAGCCGTGAGCAACCATTTTCTTTTAAAACAACAAACCTCTAGTTATATTCCGCTGAAAAAAGCATACTATTTTTCACCATTAGTTTTAGATAATGCCGAATTATTGAATGTGATTTGCTTGGACGATATTCAAGCTATTGCAGGCGATGAAGAGTGGGAGTTAGCTATTTTTAATTTATTCAATCAAATCCGCGAACAGCAAGGGTTATTTAGCGATGGGATAAAAACCTTGTTATTAATCAGTGCAAATTGTCCGCCCCATCAATTAAATATTAAATTGCCCGATTTACGCTCTCGTTTAACGTGGGGAGAAGTGTATCAATTAAGCGATCTCACTGATGAGCAAAAATGCCATATTTTACAAGTTAATGCACATCAAAAAGGGGTGGAATTACCCGATGAAGTGGCTCATTTTCTATTGAAGAAAATAGGCTCAGATTTAGAAGAGCTTTCTAAAATATTAGATAAATTGGACCAGGCTTCTTTGCAAGCTCAGCGAAAATTAACCATTCCTTTTGTGAAAGAAACCCTTTCTCTATAA
- a CDS encoding ABC transporter substrate-binding protein, producing MKQRAKLSLIAMAVASSATAIAAPKTFVYCSEASPSAMSPVLVTDGASIDANALPIYNKLVDFEEGTTNVIPSLAEKWDISEDGKTYTFHLRKGVKFHSNKEFKPSRELNADDVIFSMNRQLDPNHPFHKVSGGNYEYFIGMDMQNIIDKVEKEDDYTVKISLKVPNAPFLANLAMDFNAVYSAEYAEQSLKAGKPERIDTNPIGSGPFQFVDYQKDATVRYKAFENYWQGKAKIDRLVFAITPDASVRLAKLQKGECHAMPYPNPADIEALKKDANIELMSQSGMNIGYLALNSSIKPLDNPKVRKALNHAVNKQAIVDAVYQGAGQVAKNPIPPTMWGYNEDIKDYDYNPEKAKALLKEAGFENGFTTELWAMPVARPYNPNARRMAELIQEDWKKVGVNAKIVSYEWGEYLKRLRQGEAATSMIGWTGDNGDPDNFLNTLLSCSAVEAGSNYAKFCYKPFNDVVVQAAQESDKAKRTELYKQAQQIFKEEAPWITIAHSTVYFPVRKEVKGYTMSPFGLHNFYNVDLAK from the coding sequence ATGAAACAACGTGCTAAACTTTCGTTAATCGCAATGGCAGTTGCTAGTTCTGCAACTGCAATCGCAGCACCTAAAACTTTCGTGTACTGTTCGGAAGCTTCACCATCAGCAATGAGCCCAGTATTAGTCACAGACGGTGCAAGCATTGATGCGAATGCACTCCCTATCTATAACAAATTAGTCGATTTTGAAGAGGGTACAACAAATGTGATTCCCTCATTAGCGGAAAAATGGGACATTTCTGAAGATGGTAAAACCTACACATTTCACTTGCGTAAAGGCGTGAAATTCCACAGTAATAAAGAATTCAAACCAAGCCGTGAATTAAACGCAGATGACGTCATATTCTCAATGAATCGTCAGCTTGATCCTAACCACCCATTCCATAAAGTGTCAGGTGGCAACTATGAATACTTTATCGGTATGGATATGCAAAATATCATTGATAAAGTGGAAAAAGAGGACGACTATACAGTTAAAATCAGCTTAAAAGTGCCAAATGCACCGTTTTTAGCCAACTTAGCAATGGATTTTAACGCGGTTTATTCTGCAGAATATGCAGAGCAATCATTAAAAGCGGGCAAACCTGAGCGTATTGATACCAACCCTATCGGTAGTGGCCCATTCCAATTTGTAGACTACCAAAAAGATGCAACGGTGCGTTATAAAGCCTTTGAAAACTACTGGCAGGGGAAAGCGAAAATTGACCGCTTAGTATTTGCCATTACCCCAGATGCCTCTGTGCGTTTAGCAAAATTACAAAAAGGCGAATGCCACGCAATGCCATATCCTAACCCTGCGGATATCGAGGCACTTAAAAAAGATGCCAATATTGAATTAATGAGCCAATCTGGTATGAACATAGGCTATCTTGCATTGAACTCTTCAATCAAACCGCTAGATAACCCAAAAGTGCGTAAAGCATTAAACCACGCGGTGAACAAGCAAGCCATTGTTGATGCCGTGTACCAAGGCGCAGGTCAAGTCGCGAAAAATCCTATTCCACCAACAATGTGGGGATACAACGAAGACATTAAAGATTACGACTACAACCCAGAAAAAGCAAAAGCGTTGTTAAAAGAAGCTGGCTTTGAAAACGGCTTTACCACTGAACTTTGGGCAATGCCTGTAGCTCGTCCATACAATCCAAATGCTCGCCGTATGGCTGAACTTATCCAGGAAGACTGGAAAAAAGTAGGCGTGAATGCAAAAATCGTAAGCTATGAATGGGGCGAATACCTCAAACGTTTACGTCAAGGCGAAGCCGCAACTTCAATGATCGGATGGACTGGCGACAACGGTGACCCAGATAACTTCTTAAACACATTATTAAGCTGTTCCGCAGTAGAAGCCGGTTCCAACTATGCTAAATTCTGCTACAAACCATTTAACGATGTGGTAGTGCAAGCTGCCCAAGAAAGCGATAAAGCAAAACGTACTGAACTTTATAAACAAGCACAGCAAATCTTCAAAGAAGAAGCACCTTGGATTACCATTGCTCACTCAACCGTTTACTTCCCTGTTCGCAAAGAAGTAAAAGGTTACACAATGAGTCCATTTGGTTTGCACAACTTCTACAATGTGGATTTAGCGAAATAA